A genomic region of Miscanthus floridulus cultivar M001 chromosome 3, ASM1932011v1, whole genome shotgun sequence contains the following coding sequences:
- the LOC136544118 gene encoding uncharacterized protein — protein MYKISPFIILQSKISVSKLESDVYEAVLKMGESSEHLNLKVVDYGFVVVLLSALSSSLRPGGKVNHFVVNAFCKLLFLRKHPRDSRKHYFFSKVGDYLIGNHGRDDEKEKELFETAVRCFKGAHRARPLTSSDYLYFPILFHDRWYVVVLYFSLRWCIILDSCTVCFGVDSAFHKAVKDEFLENLATVWKQVVNIDYGLHAFHVFFGTVPQQSDNIINDSGVYAIKNLEHFEVHLNMLEKYTEDDISQLRIKLVNDMVFNEYNSAYDGTCKVKEVSGNLNQGALFEACL, from the exons ATGTACAAGATCAGCCCTTTTATCATCCTTCAATCCAAGATTAGTGTGTCCAAACTTGAATCTGATGTGTATGAAGCTGTTTTGAAGATGGGAGAAAGCAGCGAACACTTGAA TCTAAAAGTGGTGGATTATGGGTTTGTTGTTGTCTTGTTGAGTGCACTTTCATCTTCTCTTCGGCCTGGCGGAAaggtcaaccattttgtagtgaaCGCATTTTGCAAGCTGCTGTTCCTTAGAAAACACCCCAGGGATTCTAGAAAGCATTACTTCTTCTCTAAAGTTGGG GATTATCTTATTGGAAATCATGGTCGtgatgatgagaaggagaaggagctatTTGAGACTGCTGTGAGATGCTTTAAGGGTGCTCATCGTGCCAGGCCTTTAACATCCAGCGACTAT CTCTATTTTCCAATACTCTTCCATGATCGGTGGTATGTTGTTGTACTGTATTTTAGCCTAAGATGGTGTATAATCTTGGATTCATGCACAGTGTGCTTTGGAGTAGACTCAGCTTTCCACAAAGCTGTGAAAGATGAATTT CTAGAAAACTTGGCCACCGTCTGGAAACAAGTTGTTAATATCGACTATGGCTTACATGCATTCCATGTCTTCTTTGGAACTGTACCCCAGCAATCTGATAA cATAATCAATGATAGTGGTGTGTATGCTATAAAGAATCTAGAGCATTTTGAAGTCCATCTGAATATGTTGGAGAAGTACACCGAAGATGATATTAGTCAACTTCGCATCAAACTTGTTAATGACATGGTTTTCAATGAATACAATAGTGCATATGATGGTACATGCAAAGTGAAGGAG GTCTCTGGCAATTTGAATCAGGGAGCATTATTTGAGGCTTGTCTCTAG